A DNA window from Ranitomeya imitator isolate aRanImi1 chromosome 2, aRanImi1.pri, whole genome shotgun sequence contains the following coding sequences:
- the LOC138664742 gene encoding platelet binding protein GspB-like, with translation MEEDSAQDSAQDSAQDSAQDSAQDSAQDSAQDSAQDSAQDSAQDSAQDSAQDSAQDSAQDSAQDSAQDSAQDSAQDSAQDSAQDSAQDSAQDSAQDSAQDSATSQIVEAAPARTQWRQSSRKRKATSDVSLELLTLAKQALTNNVSPALQGFGQYIVDKLSKMDERQRTLTERLIMDTVNKGSDGTLDEHTRLVCSRPMERPESAYFHGWPQTPIRPNVPLRPATP, from the coding sequence gaggacagtgcacaggacagtgcacaggacagtgcacaggacagtgcacaggacagtgcacaggacagtgcacaggacagtgcacaggacagtgcacaggacagtgcacaggacagtgcacaggacagtgcacaggacagtgcacaggacagtgcacaggacagtgcacaggacagtgcacaggacagtgcacaggacagtgcacaggacagtgcacaggacagtgcacaggacagtgcacaggacagtgcacaggacagtgcacaggacagtgcacaggacagtgcacaggacagtgcgACGAGTCaaatagtggaggctgcacctgcccggACTCAATGGAGGCAAAGTTCAAGGAAGCGTAAAGCCACCTCTGACGTCTCCCTTGAACTTTTGACCCTGGCCAAACAGGCGTTAACGAACAATGtcagccctgcgttgcaggggtttggacagTACATTGTAGACAAACTTTCAAAAATGGACGAGAGGCAAAGAACTCTTACGGAGCGTCTAATTATGGATACTGTTAATAAGGGTTCTGATGGCACTTTGGATGAGCACACGCGCTTGGTTTGTTCCCGGCCAATGGAGCGGCCAGAGTCTGCATATTTTCATGGTTGGCCACAGACACCAATACGCCCCAATGTCCCACTTCGGCCCGCCACCCCCTAA